A DNA window from Kitasatospora atroaurantiaca contains the following coding sequences:
- a CDS encoding APC family permease: protein MSSSSTSPARPGAAARLGTGHIVFLIVAAAAPLSAMVGTVPLAFAIGNGAGVPAAFVFAGATLLCFSVGYAVSARRTGGSGGFYASIADGLGRPTAVSGGFLAVLAYNCATVGLVGALGYFTKLVLAGHGIDVPWELCAGVGVAAVAVLGYREIAISARVLAVLMLGEIGILFVLDLAVLARHGIHALPAASFAPKEVFGQGLGVSVMFAFVSFIGFESAALYGKEAKDPKRSVPRATYIAVLLIAGFYALTSWVAVGAVGSDSVRSTATEQMGNLFFGLGTDYLGSTGATLLEVMLCTSLFAATLALHSAANRYAQVLADDGLLPAGLGAVHPKYGAPHRASLVQSVVNALAATGFAVAGLDPYADMTTSMLGLGTLGIVVLQALAALSVLGLRRRAPGLGWWQGTVAPLLGFLGLAATVWLVVGNFDLLTGTQSAVVGQLPWVLPALAVIGLVYAAWLKSAKPDRYRNLAQTHRSAEPDRTPAVETPEPVLA, encoded by the coding sequence ATGTCATCCAGCAGCACCTCACCCGCCAGACCCGGCGCCGCGGCGCGCCTGGGCACCGGCCACATCGTCTTCCTGATCGTCGCCGCCGCGGCGCCGCTGTCCGCCATGGTCGGTACGGTGCCGCTGGCCTTCGCGATCGGCAACGGCGCGGGCGTCCCCGCCGCCTTCGTCTTCGCCGGCGCGACCCTGCTCTGCTTCTCGGTCGGGTACGCCGTGAGCGCCCGGCGTACCGGAGGCTCCGGCGGCTTCTACGCCTCCATCGCCGACGGCCTCGGCCGCCCGACGGCGGTCTCGGGCGGCTTCCTCGCCGTCCTCGCCTACAACTGCGCGACCGTCGGACTGGTCGGCGCGCTGGGCTACTTCACCAAGCTGGTGCTGGCCGGCCACGGCATCGACGTCCCCTGGGAGCTGTGCGCGGGCGTGGGCGTGGCCGCCGTCGCCGTCCTCGGCTACCGGGAGATCGCGATCAGCGCGCGGGTGCTGGCGGTCCTGATGCTGGGTGAGATCGGCATCCTCTTCGTCCTGGACCTGGCGGTGCTGGCCAGGCACGGCATCCACGCCCTGCCCGCGGCCTCCTTCGCGCCCAAGGAGGTGTTCGGCCAGGGGCTGGGCGTCTCGGTCATGTTCGCCTTCGTCTCCTTCATCGGCTTCGAGTCGGCCGCGCTCTACGGCAAGGAGGCCAAGGACCCCAAGCGCAGCGTGCCGCGTGCCACGTACATCGCCGTCCTGCTCATCGCCGGCTTCTACGCGCTCACCAGCTGGGTCGCGGTCGGCGCGGTCGGCAGCGACAGCGTGCGCAGCACGGCCACCGAGCAGATGGGGAACCTGTTCTTCGGCCTGGGCACCGACTACCTGGGCAGCACGGGAGCCACGCTGCTCGAGGTGATGCTCTGCACCAGCCTCTTCGCCGCGACACTGGCCCTGCACAGCGCGGCCAACCGCTACGCCCAGGTGCTCGCCGACGACGGGCTGCTGCCTGCCGGGCTGGGCGCCGTACACCCCAAGTACGGTGCGCCGCACCGGGCGAGCCTCGTGCAGAGCGTGGTCAACGCGCTCGCCGCGACGGGCTTCGCGGTGGCCGGCCTGGACCCGTACGCCGACATGACGACCAGCATGCTGGGCCTCGGCACGCTGGGCATCGTGGTGCTGCAGGCGCTCGCCGCGCTCTCCGTGCTCGGGCTGCGGCGCCGGGCCCCCGGGCTCGGCTGGTGGCAGGGGACGGTCGCGCCGCTGCTCGGCTTCCTGGGCCTGGCGGCCACGGTCTGGCTGGTGGTCGGGAACTTCGACCTGCTGACCGGTACGCAGTCCGCCGTGGTCGGCCAGCTCCCCTGGGTGCTCCCGGCACTGGCCGTGATCGGCCTGGTCTACGCCGCCTGGCTGAAGTCCGCCAAGCCCGACCGCTACCGCAACCTGGCCCAGACCCACCGCAGCGCCGAGCCCGACCGGACTCCGGCCGTGGAAACCCCGGAACCCGTTCTCGCTTAG